Proteins encoded together in one Quercus lobata isolate SW786 chromosome 3, ValleyOak3.0 Primary Assembly, whole genome shotgun sequence window:
- the LOC115980629 gene encoding uncharacterized protein LOC115980629, with protein sequence MAKNAVDDYVCSTSWDSDLTRPVPSKWVPPPLGIHKVNVDNASSEQDNFSSVGVTIRDNNGQVVGALCLPLQSYYSTKLTEVFALEQGVLLARELQLPRVIFESDSLAVIQAINDKAMGSTFGHLILGIFQVCDSFESCHFKHLSRNYNTVAHELA encoded by the coding sequence ATGGCAAAAAATGCTGTGGATGATTATGTTTGCTCTACCAGTTGGGATTCCGACCTAACAAGACCTGTCCCCTCTAAATGGGTTCCACCACCCCTTGGAATTCACAAAGTGAATGTTGATAATGCATCTTCAGAACAAGATAATTTTTCCAGTGTGGGAGTTACCATTAGAGACAACAATGGTCAAGTTGTGGGTGCTCTTTGCTTGCCACTCCAGTCTTATTATTCTACTAAGCTTACAGAAGTCTTTGCATTAGAGCAAGGTGTCCTTCTTGCTCGAGAACTTCAGTTGCCTCGGGTTATCTTTGAATCAGACTCTTTGGCTGTCATTCAAGCAATCAATGATAAGGCTATGGGAAGCACCTTTGGGCACCTTATTCTGGGAATTTTTCAGGTTTGTGATTCTTTCGAGTCTTGCCATTTCAAGCACCTAAGCAGAAACTACAACACAGTGGCTCACGAGCTCGCTTAA